Genomic DNA from Pseudomonas fluorescens:
GCAGTGGCGACGTTCACGAGAACCGCATCGCGACCCTGCTGATGGGCGCGGTAGTCCTGGTGATCGCCCTGGTGGTCAGCGACGTCATCAGCGCCCTGACCCTGGCCTACAACCTGCTGGTGGGCGGCATGCTGATCCCGCTGATCGGCGCCATCTACTGGAAACGCGCCACCACCGCCGGCGCGATCACCAGCATGTCGCTGGGCTTCCTGACCGCGCTGTTCTTCATGCTCAAGGATGGCCTGGACGCCAACACGCCGATCTACTACAGCCTGAGCGTGGCGCTGGTGAGTTTTGTGCTGGTGAGTGTGCTGTCGCCACGGCCGAGTGCGGTGGCCAAGGCGATCTAACCGGTACGACGCAGTACCCGTGGCGAGGGAACTTGCTCCCGCTGGTGCGCGAAGCGCGCCCAAAGCCAGGCGCCTCGGTGTGTCAGAAAGGGCTCAGGTGCTGATGGGGTCTGCTTCGCAGCCCAGCGGGAGCAAGCTCCCTCGCCACAGATTGCATACAAAATAAAAGATCGCAGTCCTCGGCCGTCTCGTTTGAAACGGTCGAAGACTGCGATCTCTCCAAATTCTGCGGTGTAGTTACCGGCGGCGCGGTTGGCGGCGGCGTTGCTCGTCATCGGTGCGGATCGGTATCGGTTGCATCGGTGGCTCGATCAGGCCAAGCGCGACACCCAGGTCATGAAGCCAATTCTGGATTTTCTCTTTCATCGTGGTGCCCCCTCAGGGTGGTACGAGCGGCAAATTACTGTGGCCCCTTCGCACTGATAATAGTCCGATGTTCTACGCAATGCTCGTCTCAGTTTGCAATGATCTGTTACTGAATTGATCCAAATCCACCTCCCGGAGTTCAAGCCGAT
This window encodes:
- a CDS encoding PA1414 family protein, whose amino-acid sequence is MKEKIQNWLHDLGVALGLIEPPMQPIPIRTDDEQRRRQPRRR